The nucleotide window ACAACTATGTTATTATATCAGTATTCAGGAGGAGAAAAAGTGCATATAACAAACTTTAAGCTTTCTTGTCCTCGTCTCAAACTACAACAGTAGTCGTGCCAAAAGATAAGACAGCAAAAACAGACCATTGTGGACGTAACAGAGTTTATTATCCAGAAAGTACCTTCTCAAAAACCAGTGTAGGATTCCGAATCATGTCACCAGGAGTCGGTTCTAACTTTTTAGTTGATAGACTTACACGGCCTCTCTCACGGTCATGGCTCAATATCATGACCTACACCAAAAGTATCAATTAGAAAAGTTTAACAGAGACTAAAACTCTTGGCCAATAATGTATGAATTGTATCTATACCTTGAGAGTGTCACCAGGTTGAAGAACTGTTGCAATATCAGAGACTCGGTCATGACTGATCTGACTAACATGAAGAAGGCCATTGATTCCACCAATGTCAATAAATGCACCATATGGCTTCAGGCTCTGCACAGTTCCAAGGACAACTGATCCAATTCCTAGTTGTGCTTGATTGTCTGCCATGGCCTTGCGGTTACTGAGGACAAGCCTAGATTGTTCCTCATCAACCTCCACAAACTTCAGAGGGATATCCTTCTCAATAAGCTCTTCCGCAGTTGATTTCTATAacatacaaaagtaaatttgcGGATTCAAATAGTAAATTAGAGCTGAATGCTGGGGTGGAGAAGAATATAAGATATTATAGCATAAATTGTTATGGTGAGTTACTGCCTGTTCATTTTGACTCTTATTATACTTAGAAGTTACAACTCCATTGTTTGGCCACATTACTGAATGCAAAATTTTAGAAAGAAACACAAGTATGAAGCTAACAACAGGCTTAGAAATTTGAGGGTTAAAGAACTAACTGTTGATAACTGCGAGAAAGGAACAAAACCTCGAAGACCTTCCACCACAGCCACCACTCCACCTTTGTTTGCACCAACAACCTGCATAAACAAATCTTTATCATATAAATTATGCCAAACACACAACGGAAGTGAAATCAACTCATAACAAGCTGGGAAGCAGATACCCACCCTACCCTTGACAACAACATCCTCAGCTTGGAGCTGTCTACACCTCTCCCACGCAAGCTCAAACTGGATAGTCTTCAAGCTCAAGATCAAGCTATCATCATCCTCATTTTCGCCAATAATTACAAACTCCTCTTTCACACCGGGAACTAACCCTACTTCTTCCACATGCTTTATCTTATGCATACATGCATCTTCCACTTTCAAATGCGCCGAAGACTTTGCAGTAATGTCGACTAATGCCCCCTTGTTATCTGTATGGAAAATCACACCCTTCACCTGAAACACACAAAATCCAGAAAAAATCATCAACACAATCTCCCGCTCATTCAAAGCTCACGTTCCCAAAACCTTATATAGCAGAAACGGACAGAGTCATTGCCATTCTCAATTCACATATTATCCAAACCAAGTGCTTTCTTTTGGGTTTAAAGGTTATTGTTAGCTGAATAACAGAGACCCAATAGTGAAATTTTTACATAAAGACAGAAACTTTGTGATACCCAGCAGTGAAATTTTACATAAAGACGGAAACTTTGTGATACCCAATAGctgattttgagttgaaaatGAAAAGGGAAGGACTGACCTTGGTACCAATCTCGGAATTGAAGTCGTACTTTTCAAGAGCGGAGTAGAAAGAGTCGAGATTGAAAGAGACGCCTTCCATGGGGGCAGTACGGCAGCGTTCCTGTGCGTCTTCGAAGATTTCCTTGAGCTTGAGGCGCTCTTTGGTCTGAGCGTTGGAGATGACTGAAGCAGAGACAATGGGGAGCAGAGTGGTCTTGGTTTGCGTGGGAGAGAAGGGCTTCGAGAGCCGCGAGGTTGAGAGAGGTGAGCATCTCAAGCCTGTGAATTGCTGAGCCAAAGACGCCATTTTGGGTGTCTTCTCTGTTTCTCAAAGGCACTGTGTTTGTGTCCTTCTTTAACAATTCAAATGGTTTTGGTCTCACATAGATAAGGCACTGATAGAGAGTAGAGAATTACCTTCAATCCTCCATGGATAATGTAAATGCTGAAGGTCATTTTTGGTTATCCTCTTTGAGGTGAGCACAATAACCAAATGGCAC belongs to Rosa chinensis cultivar Old Blush chromosome 4, RchiOBHm-V2, whole genome shotgun sequence and includes:
- the LOC112195890 gene encoding 30S ribosomal protein S1, chloroplastic — translated: MASLAQQFTGLRCSPLSTSRLSKPFSPTQTKTTLLPIVSASVISNAQTKERLKLKEIFEDAQERCRTAPMEGVSFNLDSFYSALEKYDFNSEIGTKVKGVIFHTDNKGALVDITAKSSAHLKVEDACMHKIKHVEEVGLVPGVKEEFVIIGENEDDDSLILSLKTIQFELAWERCRQLQAEDVVVKGRVVGANKGGVVAVVEGLRGFVPFSQLSTKSTAEELIEKDIPLKFVEVDEEQSRLVLSNRKAMADNQAQLGIGSVVLGTVQSLKPYGAFIDIGGINGLLHVSQISHDRVSDIATVLQPGDTLKVMILSHDRERGRVSLSTKKLEPTPGDMIRNPTLVFEKAEEMAQTFRQRIAQAEAMARADMLRFQPESGLTLSSDGILGPVTSDLPVEGLDLSDLPSAVVTE